From the genome of Penaeus chinensis breed Huanghai No. 1 chromosome 8, ASM1920278v2, whole genome shotgun sequence, one region includes:
- the LOC125028298 gene encoding uncharacterized protein LOC125028298, which translates to MKLLFLGAIVAGVLGFSHARSDDDARVVAAYTTRTAVILTTLTTTVPLTCANYFGTNVCQKRRYRRFTNIEKDLTTGDDFDPLLGGSQNAVPDSLDDQEDARLKREIADASRDPRIALTVWSTTSSTFTYTSESTNASTTFSLSYYCTAVGASFPPSCNG; encoded by the exons ATGAAGTTGCTTTTCCTCGGGGCAATTGTTGCCGGGGTCCTCGGGTTCTCCCACG CCCGCAGCGATGATGACGCGCGTGTGGTGGCAGCCTACACCACCAGGACCGCCGTCatcctcaccaccctcaccacaacAGTGCCGCTTACTTGCGCCAACTACTTTGGCACAAACGTGTGTCAGAAGCGCAGGTACCGCCGCTTCACCAACATCGAGAAGGACCTAACTACTGGGGATGATTTCGA cCCGCTCCTGGGGGGTTCCCAGAACGCCGTCCCCGACAGTCTGGATGACCAGGAGGACGCCCGCCTCAAGCGCGAGATCGCCGACGCCTCCCGAGACCCCCGCATCGCCCTCACCGTCTGGtcgaccacctcctccaccttcacgtACACCTCCGAGAGCACCAAcgcctccaccaccttctccctctcgtaCTACTGCACGGCCGTCGGCGCCAGCTTCCCCCCCTCCTGCAACGGCTAA